One Streptomyces sp. NBC_01217 genomic region harbors:
- a CDS encoding NADH-quinone oxidoreductase subunit B family protein, with translation MSLLRKIRGTGRVAEPAPPRPAEEPPPAARGLRGSVQVRHVDAGSCNGCEIEIGAAFGPVYDAERYGARLVASPRHADLALVTGPVTRNMAEPLRRTVAAMPEPGLVMAVGDCAMNCGEFAGGYGVEGAVHEVVSVDVSVPGCPPGPERIVAALRTVTGR, from the coding sequence ATGAGCCTCTTGCGCAAGATCCGCGGTACGGGACGGGTGGCGGAGCCCGCCCCTCCCCGCCCGGCCGAGGAACCACCCCCGGCGGCACGGGGGTTGCGCGGATCGGTGCAGGTGCGGCATGTGGACGCGGGGTCGTGCAACGGGTGCGAGATCGAGATCGGAGCGGCGTTCGGCCCGGTGTACGACGCCGAGCGGTACGGGGCACGCCTGGTCGCCTCGCCCCGGCACGCGGACCTCGCCCTGGTCACCGGGCCGGTCACACGGAACATGGCCGAGCCGCTGCGGCGCACCGTCGCGGCGATGCCCGAGCCCGGGCTCGTGATGGCGGTCGGCGACTGCGCGATGAACTGCGGGGAATTCGCCGGGGGTTACGGAGTCGAGGGCGCCGTCCACGAGGTCGTGTCCGTGGATGTGTCGGTGCCCGGCTGCCCACCGGGGCCGGAGAGGATCGTGGCAGCGCTGCGCACCGTGACCGGCAGGTGA
- a CDS encoding pyridoxamine 5'-phosphate oxidase family protein, with protein sequence MTAPDARRMVEVPGPEALWLLEGATQGRLVYLQRDTAVVRPATHVLEYGRLIVRVPAQASALLGRAALTYHADEIRSVTGTGWTVSASGPAEVITDPDEAAHYRRTLHGWTHGPHDTLLRIRPQTVAGFRLAHAETQ encoded by the coding sequence ATGACCGCCCCCGACGCACGGCGCATGGTCGAGGTCCCCGGCCCCGAGGCACTGTGGCTGCTCGAAGGAGCCACGCAGGGGCGCCTGGTGTACCTCCAGCGCGACACCGCCGTCGTACGCCCGGCCACCCATGTCCTGGAGTACGGCAGGCTGATCGTGCGGGTGCCCGCGCAGGCCTCGGCGCTGCTCGGACGGGCCGCACTCACCTATCACGCGGACGAGATCCGCTCGGTGACCGGCACCGGCTGGACGGTGAGCGCCAGCGGGCCGGCCGAGGTCATCACCGACCCGGACGAGGCCGCGCACTACCGCCGCACGCTCCATGGGTGGACCCACGGGCCGCACGACACCCTTCTGCGCATCCGCCCCCAGACCGTGGCCGGCTTCCGCCTCGCCCATGCGGAGACCCAGTGA
- a CDS encoding helix-turn-helix transcriptional regulator, translating into MDVSSGGPWAGTGLDPLGGRVLEYLVGHPAADTRAVAAAVGASDEETDRVLRTLEDELLVIRIAGRPPRWKAGPPRSSLGFLLARKRSELAQTELYMEQLDEIYRAVSRPHDPHLVEVLEHGEEVSARYAYLLKGSRHEVLHLAKPPYVTEPAEGSAHRDPAETAVHEGVRLRSVYDSEGFTDEVSLETAIRGTAGGGEFRLSSGLPVKLVLFDRTTALLPLHSDRPSAGSLVVHSPALIEAFAALFESIWERAVPMSLESRQDWPVPRRAHGTAVADERTREILHLMATGMKDDAIARVLGVSRRTVQKHVSEAGSALGARTRFQIALLAAERGWLDGGPASGERPRGPAGRS; encoded by the coding sequence ATGGACGTCTCATCGGGCGGCCCGTGGGCGGGAACGGGGCTGGACCCGCTCGGCGGCCGGGTCCTGGAGTACCTGGTGGGCCATCCCGCGGCCGACACCCGCGCGGTGGCGGCTGCGGTCGGCGCGTCGGACGAAGAGACCGACCGGGTGCTGCGGACCCTGGAGGACGAGCTCCTGGTCATCCGGATCGCCGGCCGGCCCCCGCGATGGAAGGCCGGCCCGCCGCGCTCGTCCCTGGGGTTCCTGCTGGCCCGCAAGCGGAGCGAACTGGCCCAGACGGAGCTGTACATGGAGCAGCTCGACGAGATCTACCGCGCCGTATCACGCCCGCACGACCCACACCTGGTGGAGGTCCTGGAACACGGCGAAGAGGTGTCCGCACGCTATGCGTACCTGCTGAAGGGCAGCAGGCACGAAGTGCTGCACCTGGCGAAGCCGCCCTATGTGACCGAGCCCGCGGAGGGCTCCGCCCACCGGGATCCGGCAGAGACGGCTGTCCACGAGGGGGTGCGGTTGCGGTCCGTGTACGACTCCGAGGGTTTCACCGACGAGGTGTCCCTGGAAACGGCGATACGGGGCACCGCGGGAGGCGGTGAATTCCGGCTCAGCTCGGGGCTTCCGGTCAAACTGGTGCTCTTCGACCGGACCACCGCCCTGTTGCCGCTGCACAGCGACCGGCCCTCGGCGGGGTCACTGGTGGTGCACTCCCCGGCGCTCATCGAGGCGTTCGCGGCCCTGTTCGAGTCCATCTGGGAACGTGCGGTGCCGATGTCCCTGGAGAGCCGGCAGGACTGGCCCGTCCCACGCCGGGCTCACGGTACGGCGGTGGCGGACGAGCGCACCCGGGAGATTCTCCATCTGATGGCGACCGGCATGAAGGACGACGCCATCGCCAGGGTGCTCGGTGTCAGCCGCCGGACCGTGCAGAAGCATGTCAGCGAGGCGGGCAGCGCCCTCGGTGCCAGGACGCGTTTCCAGATCGC
- a CDS encoding STAS domain-containing protein produces MTIEWRYSAHQHLGIFSLSGYLGAEAVPRFHGAVGWVLARGTGPVVLDLAELRGWSVGGQLAVSQAARRLADAGRQLELASIPADGSLVPDAAHPPVPVHCDLAAALAAHQEVAEEEREWRTADWPGVRTAPTEGQM; encoded by the coding sequence ATGACGATCGAATGGCGTTACTCCGCCCACCAGCACCTCGGTATCTTTTCTCTCTCCGGATACCTCGGCGCGGAAGCCGTGCCCCGGTTCCACGGCGCGGTCGGCTGGGTCCTGGCCCGGGGCACCGGACCGGTCGTGCTCGACCTGGCCGAGTTGCGCGGCTGGTCCGTGGGCGGACAGCTCGCCGTGTCCCAGGCCGCCCGTCGGCTCGCCGATGCGGGGCGGCAGCTGGAACTCGCCTCGATTCCCGCCGACGGCTCCCTCGTCCCCGACGCCGCCCATCCTCCCGTCCCCGTCCACTGCGACCTGGCCGCCGCCCTCGCGGCGCATCAGGAGGTGGCGGAGGAAGAACGTGAGTGGCGCACCGCCGACTGGCCCGGCGTGCGAACCGCGCCGACAGAGGGCCAGATGTAA
- a CDS encoding M4 family metallopeptidase, which yields MSSRIRRRPARRPGRAGLSALLAVTAALSVTGLASPAQATGPAVPSGDTAPGTETPALVDGLADAVDASLPAATAARTHLAGHKDRYRIPSPDRDLSTDVVTTDPDGSETVRLDQKYRGVPVLGAQYVVRMTHRNGKRTVTGTSGSYFTALDVDTDKATLPVGTAVDGAVRQVRAGLAKGGYRPAHAKNGADTLSGTDRGLTVLPTGKGVLTRHVTVRGTDPATGAPVVQEVYVDAATGVTLFESGGLATFTAPRQAAGHQDGKPGEPGKPGEPARPGNGSAGVTGQGTLLSGSTVPLYLTKDGATGQYLLRDTAHMADSKQRGVIQTWDASSLWYQDVSGVWPEGVVPFASPTPTIGPELTASGAVDAHWAAGKVYEYYHDTFKRDSLDGKGMAINSLVGVTDYGSPFVNAFWDHTKMVYGTGDDEYRSLASDLDVVGHEMTHGVVEHTANLVYAGQSGAMNEAIADYFGNVIDVTANHTPMSDPDAGLIGGDLCRNRTPRECAFRDLNDGATTKKFLGLPLGSAYDNGGVHVNSTIFSGALWDIRESLGGPLADRIAYRALTSYIAPLDGFDEGRDAVIAAARSLGVKGGRLTAVKKAFEAHGVVPGWEKSLGLDSDVLVGRLGTLMSYVGTGNNPSAGNGWWAVPKSSADGTAPYAVWAGRTDGRRKARQISPNDGRSHLSPVTDGKRVVWVAVGDVSPDDPYAHTYDIMSAPVGAGAPKTLFSTTAEISGLSVDGDTVAWSRRDEETGLQRVSYLTSGSTTPQVVPLGRDYNQAVKPAVKDGRIAYIHDGMFDGAYGVAVEVYDIATGTTTPLGAPSSPEWISAPVVTASGVYWLIDTDYTDDDFTTLRRADVDGSGVTDLIAEKGSNPVRAFGLTASDTAVTLTVYASYSQVFDDYNDSLAKLKQFTPKGAPLGRVSCSHGQQSNAAADTGSRVLWMDTTTTDTDLVTRDHPAGKCA from the coding sequence ATGTCATCACGCATACGGCGCCGGCCTGCTCGCAGACCCGGCCGCGCCGGTCTGTCGGCCCTGCTCGCTGTCACAGCGGCCCTGAGCGTCACCGGCCTGGCCTCCCCCGCACAGGCGACCGGGCCGGCCGTACCGAGTGGGGACACCGCGCCGGGTACGGAAACACCCGCCCTGGTGGACGGACTCGCCGACGCGGTGGACGCGTCCCTCCCGGCCGCGACAGCGGCCCGGACGCATCTGGCCGGGCACAAGGACCGCTACCGGATTCCCTCGCCCGACCGGGACTTGAGCACCGATGTCGTCACCACGGACCCCGACGGCTCCGAAACGGTGCGCCTGGACCAGAAGTACCGCGGAGTCCCGGTCCTGGGTGCCCAGTACGTGGTCCGGATGACGCACAGGAACGGCAAGCGGACCGTCACCGGCACCTCCGGCTCCTACTTCACCGCCCTCGACGTCGACACCGACAAGGCGACCCTGCCGGTCGGCACCGCCGTGGACGGCGCGGTGCGGCAGGTACGGGCCGGGCTGGCCAAGGGCGGATACCGCCCCGCCCACGCGAAGAACGGTGCGGACACCCTGTCCGGCACCGACCGCGGGCTGACCGTCCTGCCCACCGGCAAGGGCGTCCTGACCCGACACGTCACCGTACGCGGCACCGACCCGGCCACCGGCGCGCCGGTGGTGCAGGAGGTCTACGTCGATGCCGCCACCGGCGTCACGCTCTTCGAGTCCGGCGGGCTGGCGACCTTCACGGCGCCACGGCAGGCCGCAGGCCACCAGGACGGCAAGCCCGGCGAGCCGGGAAAGCCGGGTGAGCCCGCCAGGCCCGGGAACGGGTCGGCCGGTGTCACCGGCCAGGGCACCCTGCTGAGCGGTTCCACCGTGCCGCTGTACCTGACCAAGGACGGTGCCACCGGCCAGTACCTGCTGCGCGACACCGCGCACATGGCCGACAGCAAGCAGCGGGGCGTCATCCAGACCTGGGACGCCTCCAGCCTCTGGTACCAGGATGTCTCCGGCGTATGGCCGGAGGGCGTCGTGCCGTTCGCCTCGCCCACCCCGACGATCGGCCCTGAGCTGACCGCGTCCGGTGCGGTCGACGCGCACTGGGCGGCCGGGAAGGTGTACGAGTACTACCACGACACCTTCAAGCGCGACAGCCTCGACGGCAAGGGCATGGCGATCAACTCCCTGGTCGGCGTGACCGACTACGGCTCCCCGTTCGTCAACGCCTTCTGGGACCACACCAAGATGGTGTACGGCACCGGCGACGACGAGTACCGTTCGCTGGCCTCGGACCTCGACGTGGTGGGCCACGAGATGACCCACGGCGTGGTCGAGCACACCGCGAACCTCGTCTACGCCGGCCAGTCCGGTGCCATGAACGAGGCGATAGCCGACTACTTCGGCAACGTCATCGACGTCACCGCCAACCACACCCCGATGAGCGATCCCGACGCGGGCCTGATCGGCGGCGACCTGTGCCGGAACCGGACGCCCCGGGAGTGCGCGTTCCGCGATCTGAACGACGGCGCCACCACGAAGAAGTTCCTCGGCCTGCCCCTCGGCTCGGCCTATGACAACGGTGGCGTGCACGTCAACTCCACCATCTTCAGCGGCGCGCTGTGGGACATCCGCGAGAGCCTCGGCGGCCCGCTGGCCGACCGTATCGCCTACCGGGCGCTGACCTCGTACATCGCCCCGCTCGACGGCTTCGACGAGGGCCGGGACGCTGTCATCGCCGCGGCCAGGTCGCTCGGGGTGAAGGGTGGTCGGCTGACTGCGGTGAAGAAGGCCTTCGAAGCCCACGGCGTCGTCCCGGGCTGGGAGAAGAGCCTGGGCCTGGACAGCGACGTCCTGGTCGGCAGGCTCGGCACCCTGATGTCGTACGTCGGCACAGGCAACAACCCCAGCGCGGGCAACGGGTGGTGGGCGGTCCCCAAGTCCAGCGCCGACGGCACCGCTCCGTACGCCGTGTGGGCCGGCCGCACCGACGGCAGGCGCAAGGCCCGGCAGATCTCCCCGAACGACGGCCGGTCCCACCTCAGCCCGGTCACCGACGGCAAGCGCGTGGTCTGGGTGGCCGTCGGAGATGTCTCCCCCGACGACCCCTACGCCCACACCTACGACATCATGTCCGCACCGGTCGGCGCAGGCGCGCCGAAGACGCTGTTCAGCACCACCGCCGAGATCAGCGGCCTCAGCGTCGACGGTGACACGGTGGCGTGGTCCAGGCGCGACGAGGAGACCGGGCTGCAGCGGGTCTCCTACCTGACGAGCGGCAGCACCACCCCGCAGGTGGTCCCGCTCGGCCGGGACTACAACCAGGCGGTCAAGCCGGCCGTGAAGGACGGACGCATCGCGTACATCCACGACGGAATGTTCGACGGCGCCTACGGTGTCGCCGTAGAGGTCTACGACATCGCGACCGGCACGACCACGCCGCTGGGAGCACCCTCGTCGCCGGAGTGGATCAGCGCCCCGGTCGTCACCGCGTCCGGGGTGTACTGGCTCATCGACACCGACTACACCGACGACGACTTCACGACCCTGCGCCGGGCGGACGTCGACGGTTCCGGTGTCACCGACCTCATCGCGGAAAAGGGCTCGAACCCGGTGCGCGCCTTCGGTCTCACCGCCTCGGACACCGCGGTCACCCTGACCGTCTACGCCTCCTACTCCCAGGTGTTCGACGACTACAACGACTCCCTCGCGAAGCTCAAGCAGTTCACCCCGAAGGGCGCCCCGCTCGGCCGCGTCTCCTGCAGCCACGGCCAGCAGTCCAATGCGGCGGCCGACACCGGCAGCCGTGTGCTCTGGATGGACACCACCACCACGGACACCGACCTGGTGACCCGGGACCACCCGGCAGGCAAGTGCGCCTGA
- a CDS encoding SulP family inorganic anion transporter yields MSTLPALARSRVRSLLPARADFAVMARNPRRDLLAGLTVAIVALPLALGFGVSSGLGAEAGLATAVVAGALAALFGGSNLQVSGPTGAMTVVLVPIVAQYGPGGVLTVGLMAGLLLILLALLRAGRYMQYVPAPVVEGFTLGIACVIGLQQIPNALGVAKPEGEKILVVSWRAVEAFVRAPNWTALALAVGVAAVMLLGARLRPGIPFSIVAVIAATLIAQLFHLDAAAPIGDLPSGLPAPSLAFVDLSSLGSLLAPAVAVAALAALESLLSATVADGMTVGQKHDPDKELFGQGIANLAAPLFGGVPATAAIARTAVNVRTGAGSRLAALVHAAVLAVIVFAAAPIVARIPLAALAGVLLATAIRMVEVGALRAMVKATRSDAVVLVMTAIATLALDLVYAVIIGLAVAGALALRAVAKQARLDQVSFRPDLPGEHSDEEHALLAEHIVAYRIDGPLFFAGAHRFLLELSEVSDVRVVILRMSRVSTMDATGALVLKDAVQKLNRRGIAVMTSGIRPGQRQVLDSVGALDLLRLEGREYATTPEAIAGARAHLHCAGVLPVVPHRKTAVEEAAR; encoded by the coding sequence ATGAGCACGCTCCCCGCCCTGGCCCGGAGCCGGGTCCGTTCCCTCCTGCCTGCCCGCGCCGACTTCGCGGTCATGGCGCGCAACCCGCGCCGCGATCTGCTCGCCGGGCTCACGGTGGCGATCGTCGCACTGCCGCTCGCGCTGGGATTCGGAGTGTCCTCCGGGCTCGGCGCCGAGGCCGGGCTGGCGACCGCCGTGGTCGCGGGCGCGCTGGCCGCACTGTTCGGTGGTTCGAATCTCCAGGTCTCCGGCCCCACCGGCGCGATGACGGTGGTGCTGGTGCCGATCGTCGCCCAGTACGGGCCCGGGGGCGTACTCACGGTCGGTCTGATGGCCGGCCTTCTGCTGATCCTCCTCGCGCTGCTGCGGGCCGGCCGGTACATGCAGTACGTCCCCGCACCGGTGGTGGAGGGCTTCACGCTCGGTATCGCCTGCGTGATCGGCCTTCAGCAGATCCCCAACGCCCTCGGGGTGGCCAAGCCGGAGGGCGAGAAGATCCTCGTGGTCTCCTGGCGGGCCGTCGAGGCGTTCGTCCGGGCACCGAACTGGACCGCCCTCGCGCTCGCGGTCGGCGTTGCCGCCGTGATGCTGCTGGGCGCGCGTCTGCGGCCCGGCATCCCGTTCTCGATCGTCGCGGTGATCGCCGCGACGCTCATCGCCCAGCTGTTCCACCTGGACGCGGCGGCCCCGATCGGGGACCTGCCGTCCGGGCTGCCCGCCCCTTCGCTGGCCTTCGTCGATCTCTCGTCGCTGGGAAGCCTGCTCGCCCCCGCGGTGGCCGTGGCCGCGCTCGCGGCACTGGAGTCGCTGCTGTCGGCCACCGTCGCCGACGGCATGACGGTCGGCCAGAAGCACGACCCGGACAAGGAACTCTTCGGGCAGGGCATCGCGAATCTGGCCGCCCCGCTGTTCGGCGGCGTCCCGGCCACCGCCGCGATCGCACGTACCGCGGTCAACGTGCGTACCGGCGCGGGTTCCAGGCTCGCCGCACTGGTGCACGCCGCGGTCCTGGCGGTGATCGTGTTCGCTGCCGCCCCGATCGTGGCGAGGATTCCCCTCGCCGCTCTGGCGGGAGTCCTGCTGGCCACCGCGATCCGCATGGTCGAGGTCGGCGCGCTGCGCGCGATGGTCAAGGCCACCCGCTCCGACGCCGTCGTACTGGTGATGACCGCGATCGCCACCCTCGCCCTCGACCTCGTCTACGCGGTGATCATCGGCCTGGCGGTGGCGGGCGCTCTGGCACTGCGGGCGGTGGCGAAGCAGGCCAGGCTGGACCAGGTGTCGTTCCGTCCGGACCTGCCCGGTGAGCACAGCGACGAGGAACACGCGCTGCTGGCCGAGCACATCGTCGCGTACCGGATCGACGGACCGCTGTTCTTCGCCGGCGCGCACCGCTTTCTGCTGGAGCTGAGCGAGGTCTCCGACGTGCGGGTCGTGATCCTGCGGATGTCCCGTGTCTCGACCATGGACGCGACGGGCGCACTGGTCCTCAAGGACGCCGTGCAGAAGCTGAACCGACGAGGCATCGCCGTCATGACGTCGGGGATACGGCCGGGTCAGCGCCAGGTCCTGGACTCCGTCGGCGCACTGGATCTGCTGCGGCTTGAGGGACGCGAGTACGCCACCACGCCCGAGGCCATCGCGGGCGCGCGTGCCCACCTGCATTGCGCCGGAGTGCTGCCCGTCGTCCCGCACCGGAAGACCGCCGTCGAGGAGGCCGCCCGATGA
- a CDS encoding transglycosylase SLT domain-containing protein, with protein MTTQTQTRTSRIARLRKVTVAGIATAGAAAAALTMVSTSAQAAEAAPAGVASVAKISTDGSQGGKGYANNLDGWIKESLAIMKAKGIPGTYEGLHRNIMRESSGNPNAQNNWDINAQKGTPSKGLLQVIQPTFNAYHVAGTAHDLTNPVSNITAAANYAAHRYGSIDNVNSAY; from the coding sequence ATGACCACGCAGACGCAGACCCGCACCAGCCGCATCGCCCGCCTCCGCAAGGTGACCGTCGCCGGCATAGCCACCGCCGGTGCCGCCGCCGCGGCGCTCACCATGGTCTCGACCTCCGCGCAGGCTGCCGAAGCGGCCCCGGCCGGTGTCGCCTCCGTGGCCAAGATCTCGACGGACGGCAGCCAGGGCGGCAAGGGCTACGCCAACAACCTCGACGGCTGGATCAAGGAATCCCTGGCCATCATGAAGGCCAAGGGCATCCCCGGCACCTACGAGGGCCTGCACCGCAACATCATGCGCGAGTCGAGCGGCAACCCCAACGCCCAGAACAACTGGGACATCAACGCCCAGAAGGGCACCCCCTCCAAGGGCCTCCTCCAGGTCATCCAGCCGACGTTCAACGCCTACCACGTCGCCGGAACCGCACACGACCTGACCAACCCCGTCTCCAACATCACCGCGGCCGCCAACTACGCCGCCCACCGCTACGGCTCCATCGACAACGTCAACTCCGCCTACTGA
- a CDS encoding ArsR/SmtB family transcription factor, with the protein MSTPLYQLKADFFKTLGHPVRIRVLELLSRREHAVAELLPEVGVEAAHLSQQLAVLRRANLVATRKEGSTVFYRLTTPEVADLLTVARSILSGVLAGRAELLEDLRAATPRTRRR; encoded by the coding sequence ATGAGCACACCTCTGTACCAGCTCAAGGCCGACTTCTTCAAAACCCTCGGCCACCCGGTCCGCATCCGCGTGCTCGAACTGCTCAGCCGGCGGGAGCACGCCGTCGCCGAACTCCTGCCCGAGGTGGGCGTCGAGGCCGCGCACCTCTCCCAGCAGCTGGCCGTCCTGCGCCGCGCCAATCTGGTCGCCACCCGCAAGGAGGGCTCGACCGTCTTCTACCGCCTCACCACGCCCGAGGTCGCCGACCTGCTGACCGTGGCCCGCAGCATTCTCAGCGGCGTCCTGGCGGGCCGGGCCGAGCTCCTCGAAGATCTCAGGGCCGCCACGCCCCGTACCCGTCGGCGCTGA
- a CDS encoding alkylphosphonate utilization protein, producing the protein MSDVIVKDSNGTPLEDGDSVTLIKDLKVKGTSETLKRGTLVKGIRLTSKADEVECNTKKVKGLVLKTQFLKKA; encoded by the coding sequence ATGAGCGACGTGATCGTGAAGGACAGCAACGGGACCCCGCTGGAGGACGGCGATTCCGTCACCCTGATCAAGGACCTGAAGGTGAAGGGAACCTCCGAGACCCTCAAGCGCGGCACCTTGGTCAAGGGGATTCGCCTCACCAGCAAGGCCGACGAGGTCGAGTGCAACACCAAGAAGGTCAAGGGCCTGGTGCTGAAGACCCAGTTCCTGAAGAAGGCGTGA
- a CDS encoding ArsR/SmtB family transcription factor, with protein sequence MLVPLYQAKADFFRMLGHPVRIRVLELLQNGPMPVRDLLAAIEVEPSALSQQLAVLRRSGIVTATREGSTVVYELAGGDVADLMKAARRILTQMLTGQNELLAELREAEVSSK encoded by the coding sequence GTGTTGGTTCCGCTGTACCAGGCCAAGGCCGATTTCTTCAGGATGCTGGGGCACCCGGTGCGGATCCGGGTGCTGGAGTTGCTGCAGAACGGACCGATGCCCGTACGGGACCTGCTCGCCGCGATCGAGGTGGAACCGTCGGCGCTCTCCCAGCAGCTGGCGGTGCTGCGCCGTTCAGGGATCGTGACCGCGACCCGCGAGGGCTCGACCGTCGTGTACGAGCTCGCGGGCGGAGACGTGGCCGATCTGATGAAGGCCGCGCGGCGGATCCTGACCCAGATGCTGACCGGCCAGAACGAGCTCCTGGCGGAGCTGCGGGAAGCCGAGGTCTCCTCGAAATGA
- a CDS encoding ATP-binding protein, with translation MGSAVRIARETTEQVLSEWGVSPRHPVVDPALLIVSELVTNSVRHAAVLSPNVTVIYAAGPEVFAFAVHDRHPYQPALYESGTGAADSGLATVVELTLGLRGTAVVRRDADSGGKSIWITLPLQAPGRNEHSR, from the coding sequence ATGGGGTCCGCGGTGCGGATAGCGCGCGAGACCACTGAGCAGGTGCTGAGCGAATGGGGCGTCAGCCCTCGCCACCCGGTCGTGGATCCGGCACTGCTGATCGTGAGCGAACTGGTCACGAACAGCGTCCGGCACGCGGCCGTGCTCTCGCCGAACGTCACGGTGATCTACGCGGCCGGGCCCGAGGTGTTCGCGTTCGCGGTCCACGACCGCCACCCCTACCAGCCCGCCCTGTACGAATCCGGGACCGGTGCGGCCGACAGCGGGCTCGCGACGGTCGTCGAGCTCACCCTCGGCCTGCGGGGGACCGCAGTGGTGCGGCGCGACGCGGACAGCGGGGGCAAGAGCATCTGGATCACCCTTCCTCTGCAGGCCCCCGGCAGGAATGAGCACAGCCGATGA